One Elusimicrobiaceae bacterium genomic region harbors:
- the nuoE gene encoding NADH-quinone oxidoreductase subunit NuoE: protein MTDRFAPAAKILKDNGYDSAKLIPILQQVQDHYSYLPEDIMRYIANELEISPARVFGVATFFAHFAITPKGKHIVRVCNGTACHVKGSDNIIGMVRQALNLKDGQDTTEDGLFTLECVSCLGACGLAPVMVMDETVHGQVTPAKAAEIIAEIRKQEAAHADK from the coding sequence ATGACTGACCGTTTCGCTCCGGCCGCTAAAATCTTGAAAGATAACGGCTACGACAGCGCAAAGCTTATTCCCATCTTGCAACAAGTGCAAGATCATTATTCGTATCTTCCCGAAGATATCATGCGTTATATCGCAAACGAACTGGAAATTTCGCCCGCCCGCGTGTTTGGCGTGGCGACATTTTTTGCCCACTTTGCTATTACGCCCAAAGGCAAACACATTGTGCGTGTCTGTAACGGTACCGCTTGCCATGTAAAAGGCTCCGATAATATTATCGGTATGGTACGCCAAGCCCTCAACCTCAAAGACGGGCAAGACACCACCGAAGACGGTTTGTTCACCCTTGAATGTGTATCTTGTTTAGGCGCTTGCGGACTGGCCCCTGTGATGGTAATGGACGAAACCGTCCACGGCCAAGTCACGCCCGCCAAGGCTGCCGAAATTATTGCTGAAATCAGAAAACAGGAGGCCGCTCATGCCGACAAGTGA
- a CDS encoding prepilin-type N-terminal cleavage/methylation domain-containing protein — MKKGFTLIELLVVVLIIGILSAIALPQYTTAVEKARATEALTLIGTLRLSAERARLQTGSWPATFEELDIQAPAALESDKKSFKTKNFLISGATSGTNYVITAQRYTSAGTAATGNLGYTITGTTGADGTYTRSCAKNDKGTDDATKTCNAISSGKNSGF; from the coding sequence ATGAAGAAAGGTTTCACCTTGATTGAATTGCTGGTAGTGGTACTCATTATCGGCATTTTGTCCGCCATTGCATTGCCGCAATATACTACGGCAGTGGAAAAGGCCCGCGCTACTGAAGCGTTGACGTTGATTGGCACCTTGCGCTTGTCTGCCGAACGTGCTCGTTTGCAAACTGGTTCTTGGCCGGCTACTTTTGAAGAATTGGATATCCAAGCTCCTGCCGCCTTGGAATCTGACAAAAAATCCTTCAAAACCAAGAACTTTTTAATCAGTGGAGCCACTTCTGGCACTAATTACGTTATTACTGCTCAACGCTATACGAGTGCTGGTACAGCAGCTACCGGTAATTTAGGTTACACAATCACGGGTACTACTGGAGCTGACGGCACCTATACTCGCTCTTGCGCCAAGAATGACAAAGGCACTGATGATGCCACCAAGACCTGCAACGCTATCTCTAGCGGTAAAAACAGTGGTTTCTAA
- a CDS encoding monomeric [FeFe] hydrogenase: MNLDNKAIYFRRMALRKIVEAFDKNTLESDAYRIPYEVIPQDAKSSVRCCIYKERAVFRSRTLAALGMSVEEDDEATSLNDYAQKALQRTQVPPQTLTVMDIACRGCHKARHIVTEACQGCLARPCQQSCKFGAITFMDGRSFINPDKCKNCGMCKAACPYNAITFIPVPCEQACPVNAIHKGENGLAQIDFDKCISCGHCMEACPFGAIMERSQLIDILSQIKKGAPVCAMIAPSIVGQFDCTLPQLITAIKKAGFPKVTEVALGADITTANEARELVERLENGARFMTTSCCAAWVQAVKKHLPALKEFVSHTKTPASYTADIEKKKGSVTVFVGPCVSKRAEGMEDPNIDYVMTYEELGAMFDAKGIVPAECEEAELDPSISGEARYYGVTGGVAQAVENAIAGKKAFKKMAINGLDKKIIPLLNAYAKGAGDFQLLEVMNCKGGCIGGPCTLKQQAQVIQPIKDLVAKSPKVPCALDEK; this comes from the coding sequence ATGAACTTAGACAATAAAGCTATTTATTTTCGACGCATGGCCTTGCGCAAAATTGTTGAGGCCTTTGATAAAAACACCTTGGAAAGTGATGCTTATCGCATCCCTTACGAAGTTATTCCGCAAGATGCCAAATCATCTGTGCGTTGTTGTATTTATAAAGAACGCGCGGTATTCCGCTCACGCACATTAGCCGCTTTGGGAATGAGCGTGGAAGAGGATGATGAAGCCACCTCGCTGAATGATTACGCCCAAAAGGCTTTGCAACGTACGCAAGTACCGCCGCAAACGTTGACCGTTATGGATATTGCCTGCCGCGGTTGCCATAAGGCCCGTCATATCGTCACGGAGGCCTGCCAAGGTTGTTTGGCGCGCCCGTGTCAACAATCCTGCAAATTTGGTGCTATTACCTTTATGGATGGCCGCTCTTTTATCAATCCGGACAAATGTAAAAACTGTGGTATGTGCAAAGCGGCCTGCCCGTATAATGCCATTACCTTTATTCCCGTACCCTGTGAGCAAGCATGCCCCGTCAATGCCATTCATAAAGGGGAAAATGGCCTGGCGCAAATTGATTTTGACAAATGTATTTCCTGTGGGCATTGTATGGAAGCCTGCCCGTTTGGTGCCATTATGGAGCGCAGCCAACTGATTGATATTCTCTCTCAAATCAAAAAGGGTGCTCCGGTTTGCGCGATGATTGCTCCTTCTATCGTTGGACAATTTGACTGCACATTACCTCAACTGATTACTGCGATTAAAAAAGCAGGATTTCCAAAAGTAACCGAAGTGGCATTGGGTGCCGATATCACCACCGCCAACGAAGCGCGCGAATTGGTAGAACGCCTGGAAAACGGTGCACGTTTTATGACCACTTCTTGTTGTGCCGCGTGGGTACAAGCAGTTAAAAAACACTTGCCGGCTTTGAAAGAATTTGTCTCTCATACCAAAACCCCGGCATCCTATACGGCTGATATTGAGAAGAAAAAAGGCAGTGTAACGGTATTTGTCGGTCCCTGCGTATCTAAACGTGCCGAAGGCATGGAAGATCCCAACATTGACTATGTCATGACTTATGAAGAATTAGGCGCGATGTTTGATGCAAAAGGCATTGTTCCGGCCGAGTGCGAAGAAGCAGAGTTGGACCCGTCTATTTCCGGCGAAGCGCGCTATTACGGTGTAACCGGCGGCGTGGCACAAGCGGTGGAAAATGCCATCGCCGGCAAAAAAGCTTTTAAGAAAATGGCCATTAATGGACTGGATAAAAAGATAATTCCTCTCTTAAACGCTTATGCCAAAGGAGCGGGGGATTTCCAACTGCTTGAAGTAATGAACTGCAAGGGCGGCTGTATCGGTGGCCCGTGCACACTCAAACAGCAGGCACAAGTTATCCAGCCGATTAAGGACTTAGTAGCCAAAAGCCCTAAAGTTCCTTGTGCTTTAGATGAAAAATAA
- a CDS encoding MFS transporter, whose product MEKTEKQTEAKTSLKQELKIIFSSSRAFWLVNLVNFGDGIAYFGILTLLTLFLGGSVGMSDAMTGMSVSTFTGLVTLFMFGGGFVSDKYGVRRALGIALTFLLVGRVLLGFSAVPSGMGMPQVGYVMSWASLVIMAMGSGILQPALYAGAKEYTNPKVSAIAFSFIYAIMNLGIVCENFISPFIRTDEKFIGNIHGLGWGIMGVFLTCTAITGVLLLLHLTLFTKKVEKECRVAVVDEESNQKKTWKQRLKEMPFRDARLMWFVFILLPVQTLFAHQFLTIPDYVFRVFPDTVAAKFEWINGINPFIIVIFVPLIAMFTRKVSVFTMLLIGTSISAATTFLLIGSHTTLAMLIAYVIIWSLGEAAWSSRLYEYVADLAPAGQVGAYMGLANLPWFMAKFTTGLYSGTMLAHFIPKTGPQNAGTMWLIYGCIACITPVGLLLTKKWLENRPKVS is encoded by the coding sequence ATGGAAAAAACAGAAAAACAAACAGAAGCCAAAACTTCTTTGAAACAAGAACTGAAGATTATTTTTTCTTCCTCCCGTGCTTTTTGGTTGGTAAATTTAGTCAACTTTGGAGACGGGATTGCCTATTTTGGTATTTTAACTTTGCTGACGCTTTTTTTGGGTGGTAGTGTGGGCATGAGCGATGCTATGACGGGCATGAGTGTGTCCACCTTCACCGGATTAGTGACCCTGTTTATGTTCGGCGGCGGATTTGTATCGGATAAATACGGGGTACGCCGTGCACTAGGCATTGCGTTAACATTTTTATTGGTGGGGCGGGTATTGCTTGGATTTTCTGCGGTACCGTCCGGTATGGGGATGCCTCAGGTAGGCTATGTCATGTCTTGGGCATCGCTGGTGATTATGGCGATGGGATCCGGCATTTTACAACCTGCCTTATATGCCGGTGCTAAGGAGTACACCAATCCTAAAGTTTCTGCTATTGCCTTTAGTTTTATTTATGCCATTATGAACTTGGGTATTGTGTGTGAAAATTTTATTTCCCCCTTCATCCGTACGGATGAAAAATTTATTGGTAATATACACGGCTTAGGTTGGGGCATTATGGGTGTGTTTTTAACCTGTACCGCTATCACCGGTGTGTTACTGTTGCTCCATTTAACTTTATTTACCAAGAAGGTGGAAAAAGAGTGCCGCGTAGCAGTGGTCGACGAAGAATCCAATCAAAAGAAAACATGGAAACAGCGTTTGAAAGAAATGCCGTTTCGGGATGCGCGCCTGATGTGGTTCGTGTTTATTTTGTTGCCGGTACAAACGCTTTTTGCGCATCAATTTTTAACGATACCGGATTATGTGTTCCGCGTTTTTCCCGATACGGTAGCTGCAAAATTTGAGTGGATTAACGGAATTAATCCTTTCATTATCGTAATCTTTGTGCCGTTGATTGCCATGTTCACGCGCAAAGTAAGTGTGTTCACCATGTTGCTCATCGGTACCAGCATTTCTGCCGCAACCACTTTCTTATTAATTGGTTCGCACACCACGCTGGCCATGTTGATTGCTTATGTGATTATCTGGTCTTTGGGGGAAGCGGCTTGGTCTTCGCGCTTATACGAATATGTAGCCGATTTGGCTCCGGCCGGACAAGTGGGCGCGTATATGGGGCTGGCTAATTTGCCGTGGTTTATGGCTAAGTTCACCACCGGTTTATATTCCGGTACCATGCTGGCTCATTTTATCCCAAAAACCGGCCCGCAAAATGCCGGTACCATGTGGCTGATTTACGGATGTATTGCGTGTATTACTCCCGTGGGGTTGTTACTGACTAAGAAATGGCTTGAAAACCGCCCCAAGGTTTCTTAA
- a CDS encoding PD-(D/E)XK nuclease family protein, producing MAKNLSFSYSKMGMYKECPQKYKFRYVHMLPEQPKYYFAFGSALHEVMEYIYDPKHATFPSQAQALAFFKKHWDSTSFDQKGYASMEKEALGFEEGCRILRAYYDKHAATFQHPLSVEMKSTLEMDGLNLISILDRIDYLGDGKIKILDYKTGKTVQREPDQLMMYQKVAESSPMVLQLVQTLEPSVKQVRVEQMSFYHLPTLQEMTFERSDDKSLYEFWQRVLGVADSIREGKFAPAPDENKCRWCDYRNICPVFTGKEYDGAAGLSAKIFPPSTAPQAAPKTDEEVLTEKVDRLGNLFQEEKKLRADVIALMEKLQFQQHFTTHFHAELARQKQLVFADKAKTIELLRRLHLLGKTLVPTQSTIAALLTDPTLSDEMKNELRALATEQENKELHITEAD from the coding sequence ATGGCCAAAAATCTCTCTTTTTCCTATTCCAAAATGGGCATGTATAAAGAATGCCCGCAGAAATACAAATTCCGTTACGTGCATATGCTGCCCGAACAGCCTAAGTATTATTTTGCTTTTGGGTCTGCCTTGCATGAAGTAATGGAGTATATTTATGATCCCAAACATGCCACTTTCCCCTCTCAAGCACAAGCATTAGCATTTTTCAAAAAACATTGGGATAGTACTTCTTTTGACCAAAAGGGGTATGCTTCCATGGAAAAAGAAGCGTTGGGATTTGAAGAGGGTTGCCGTATTTTGCGGGCTTATTATGATAAACACGCCGCCACGTTTCAACACCCTCTATCTGTGGAAATGAAAAGCACCTTAGAAATGGACGGTTTGAATTTAATCAGTATTTTGGACCGTATTGATTATCTGGGTGACGGAAAAATTAAAATTTTGGATTATAAAACCGGTAAAACTGTTCAGCGGGAGCCGGATCAACTCATGATGTACCAAAAGGTGGCCGAGAGTAGCCCGATGGTGCTGCAACTGGTGCAGACATTAGAACCCTCCGTAAAACAAGTGCGGGTGGAACAGATGAGTTTTTATCACTTGCCCACTTTGCAAGAAATGACCTTCGAGCGCAGTGATGATAAATCTCTTTACGAATTTTGGCAACGGGTACTGGGCGTGGCGGATTCTATTCGGGAGGGCAAGTTTGCGCCTGCTCCGGATGAGAACAAATGTCGTTGGTGCGATTATCGTAACATTTGCCCAGTATTTACCGGAAAAGAATATGATGGAGCCGCGGGTTTAAGTGCGAAAATTTTCCCCCCTTCTACTGCTCCGCAAGCAGCCCCTAAAACGGATGAGGAAGTATTAACGGAAAAAGTAGATCGTTTGGGGAATCTTTTTCAGGAAGAAAAAAAGTTACGCGCCGATGTAATTGCACTCATGGAAAAATTACAATTTCAACAGCATTTTACCACGCATTTTCATGCGGAACTTGCGCGACAAAAACAGTTGGTCTTTGCAGATAAAGCAAAAACGATAGAGCTGTTGCGCCGCTTGCATTTGTTGGGCAAAACCTTAGTGCCTACCCAAAGTACCATTGCGGCTTTGTTGACGGACCCAACGCTATCTGATGAAATGAAAAATGAGTTGCGTGCTTTGGCCACTGAGCAGGAAAATAAAGAACTTCACATTACCGAGGCAGACTAA